The DNA window TAATAttccaaatacattttgacTGACAAAAATGTACTACTGAACTGCAGTCATGGTGCCACCTATTCTGAAGTCTTCAATCTAGTTTTGAAACAAGATATAATACTGCCCTCTTGTGGAAAATAATTATGGTGCAGAGGTCGTTTAAGGTTGCTATTGAAAATGAGATTCAGTCCGTGAACACATCCCTTTAATGTCTCttgcacacagcactgcagtgccTTCAGATAGTGTCAGCAATCCTGGTATCCCAAGTGAGCATTATGGAAGATATACCTTTGCCTGACAAAGATAAGACTGGGGAGAAGCGTAatgacaaagaaacaaaaaaaatccatcttTTCAGGGCAAACAGACTGAACAAGATATTTTCTGAAACACtatttgtatgcgtgtgtggatgtgtgtgtgcgtgcttgtgtgtgtttgtgtgtgcatggcgATACTCAAAGAGAGAAAATTGGGTAGCTTGTGGCAGCTTGTAGCAGAAGatagtcagtgagcactttattaggtatttattagactttttttttttttttacttctgtagACTATccatgcgttgtgtgttcagagatgctcttctgcataccactgttgtaatgtgtggttatttgtgttactgtcaccttcctatcagcttcaaccagtctggcccttggaatgattgttggtgccatacaaggtggtttgagtatctcaaaaaccgCTCctcggaaaaaaaaaatctcctcGGATTTTCACGCAAGTCTCTATATTTTTCAGACAATGGtgcgagagagaaaaaaacatccagtgagcagcagttctgcggtcaGAAACGgtttgttaatgaaagaggtcagaggagaatgggcagactggtcaaagctaacaggtgacagtaacgcaaataacaacgCAAacatggtatgcagaagatcattggctacagcagcagaagtgctcattgagtatataaatgttgtatttcagtttttaagaAGCACGGGGTTGATCAGTATGATCTAGCGGTcttcgtttttttgtttgtttgtttgtttataattTGAGGAAATAGAATCCTGATCCGCACGCATTGCCTTTCCAGTTGGTAGCGGTAATACTCCCAAACATTGGTTGACAAGAAAGATAGGTGGTATGCCGCCGTATGTCGCTAGATGGCAGTGATGTTTGTTCCTGTGAGACAGAAATTCGTTCAGGCATTTCCGTAGACAGCAGTGGGTCTTCCAGTTTCGGATAAACCCACAGAAGTGCATAAACTATACAGTGTGTGCTTGAGGTGAGTGAGACAAGTCAGCAGTTAATGTTTAGGTTCTGAATGCTGCCTGAGCTCAATTGTGATAGAAAATGTGTTATGTGTGTACCAACCTTTTTTAATAGCCTTAAAATGCAATACCATTCAGAAAAGTGACACTTTTTGTTCTTGCACCAGCTGTTTTGCTAACTGTAGCAAGCGATGGTAGCCTCTGCAGCTATCGGGAACGCCAATGTTTACTTTAAAACATACACGGCAATTTGGTCAACACGCGGTAATGGCTGGttgtacaaaaatataaatagctaGCCTATGTTCGCATGGCGAGGTtcgaaatatgtatatttaacTAGCAGATTTCCTAATGTTAGTGGAAATTGTTCAGTTGTTTTAGTCGGCCTCCTGTTTTGTAGTTCAGTAGTTTGGGGGAGCGACGTGTGGCGAATTTGCGAGTGGAAAAGAGCTTGCTAAAAAAGCAAGCAATCATTACTTAGCTGGCTACTTTGGTTAATCTTCACAACGTTAACCTAACCAATTGCACTGCATTCCCCCGAATAGCTTGCTCCGCTGTTAGCTGGTTAGCTACTTGGTTAACCGCAAGTTGAAGAGCTAGCCTTGCTAGTTAATGATACTGGGATTGGCCAAGACTATTGGCCGTCTGCAGGAATTTTTTTCTCGTGATGTTAACATGACAGTGGAGTTAGTTAACATAAACAAATGGGGATATCGCAGTTTTCAAGTGCGGTTCGTGTAGTTAATGAGAACGTTGTTAGAGAACCAAACGGTTTTAACTCGCCGTGAGAGCAAAACGGCTGCTTAGCTTGTAGCAAGTTGGGTACCAGGTCTCTGGTTTTTAGCAGCTGTTGCACCTTCACAGTGTTGGGTAGATTATTTAGGAATATAATCTGGTACTGATGGTTTATTTGGTTCACTATTTGTGTATCGTAATCTTAATCTTATAGcctaacaaaaatacaaaatggtttgaggaacatatTCCATTGACTATTGTTTTATTATCAGCAAAAGCAAGCATATATTGTATCACATTTTTGGTTTGCGAGCATGGAATAATGAAATTTGTAATAGATTTTTCTCTCTGTACCTCCTTGAAAGTGAAATCATTTTAATAGGACCAATTGTCAAATCTTTCCCACACATTGTGGCTAAAACTCTCAAATCTCTCCCTTCTCCCAAAACAGCTCATAGCCTAATTGACTGTGGAAGTGACAGCTATTTTGCAATTTATGGATGTACCGAACGGGGCTCATTTctaaattttgcatttttctgaACATATATCTGTTCAATTTATTTCGGGtcataataaacaaataacctTTTGGGCGTTTGACAGTAggccaaaaatggccaaatcAGACTCAAATACATATGGTGAAATTGGCAAAGCAACACGGTTTTCACACACCGTGTGGTCAGCGAAAATCAAAGTCGCCGCTTGAATTGGCTGTCGCCATTTATATGTGACGGAATCTTTTCACTTCCATTCAACAGCGAAATTTGCCCTGGTCTTGACTGACGGAAAGTTCTTGTAGGCTTTTTAGCAACAACCGTCGAATTCTGATATAATTTGcaattgtttgtttgtgctcCTCGTTTGCACACTTATGCACCTTAATACACCGAAAACCTGTTATAACTCCTGGCTGTGTTTTATGCATATCAGTAAACAACAGCTAGATGTTTCGAGTATGGGTCATACTCGGGTACACAGTGCTATTGGTAAATCATTTACCCTTTTTAGTCAGACAGGTTTCAGGccgtttaaaaaaatttttgtaACCAATCTGTTCCTtgtttattttactgttattttgttattttatcgGTTCCCCACGCGCTAGCCCTGCGTGTAGCTAATGGCGTGCGCGCCCGTCTGTGTCGTAGTGCTGGGAATGCAGCCCCCGCTCCCGCCTGCCGCAGCCCGAGAGCTCGTGCGGTTGCACCTGCACGGAGACCCGGTGGCGGCAGACCTCCGCTGCAGCCTGTTCGTGGCCGCTGCCCTGAGCTACAAGCGGGACTCCGTGCTCCGACCCTTCCCGCCGCGCTATGTCAGCGGGGACAGCAAAGACTTCGATGCCCTGGtgagtaaatggtaaacggttggcattttatatagcgcctttatccaaagtgctgtacaattgatgcttctcattcacccattcatacacgcactcacaccaacggtgattggctaccttgcaaggcactaaccagcccgtcaggagcatttaggggttgggtgtcttgtccagggacacttcgacacagcctgggctggggattgaaccggcaaccctcccatTGCCAGAAACTGCTCttgccgcctgagccaatgtcaccccaaaaATGTACCACAAAACAGAAATTATGTTCGTCGCTATCCATCATCTATGCACAAGCGCTAACACGCACTCCAAACACATACGTATTACGTATACcctactcacacatacatgcacgcacacgtgtTTGCGGTGAACAGTTTGCGCTACGTCGGAGCAACCTGACTGCCTGTCTCGCCTCTCCTCCAGCTGGCTGACGCGAGCTCCTTGCCTGGGGTGAGGGCGCTGGTGCGCCAGGGCCCTGGAGAGGGGGAGCAGCACCTGGCTCTGATGCACTGGGTCCTCTCCTCCAGGAACTTCGCTGTGAAGACGCTGCagaaggaggaggtgggggctAGGAgctttcacattacattaggcagacgcccttatccagagtgacgtacagttgatgagactaagcaggagacaatcctcccctggagcaatgcagggttaagggccttgctcaagggcccaacggctgtgcggatcttattgtggctacaccacaatttcgaacctccgaccttgcggttcccagtcatatacagtgggagcaataattatttgatcccttgctgattttgtaggtttgcccacttacaaataATGGaactgtagaattttaatcataggtacattttaacattgagagacataatatcacaaaataatccacaataacaacatcatatgaattttatgaatttaatatcatattttcacatgaaataggtatttgatccatagaacaataggacttaatacttggtggagaaacctttgttggcaagcacagaggtcagatgtttgttgtagtttttcaccaggtttgcacagatcttgggagggattttggtccactcctctttgcagatcctctccaaatccttaaggttccgaggctgtcgcttggcaactggaagcttcagctccctccacagattcttgatgggatttaggtctggagactggctaggccactccaggaccttaatatgcttctttttgagccactcctttgttgccttggctgtatgttttggatcatcgtcatgttggaagacccatccacgacccattttcagtgctcccactgagggaaggaggttgtcgcccaaaatcctggtacatggccccattcatcctcccctcgatacggtgaagtcgtcctgtcccctcagctgagaaacacccccaaagcataaggtttccacctccatgcttcacaatggggatggtgttcttggggttgtactcagtatttctcttcctccaaacacggcgagtcgagctgatgccaaatagctctattttggtctcatctgaccacatcgccttctcccaagcctcctctggatcatccaggtattctttggcaaacttcagacggccCTGTACAtatgccttcttcagcagaggaaccttgcgcgcgcagcaggattttaatccttcacggtgtagtgtgttactgatggttctcttcgtgactgtggtcccaactgccttcaggtcattaacgagctcctcctgtgtagtactgggctgatccctgaccttctcatgatcattgatatcccacgaggcgagatcttgcgtggagccccagaccgagggagattggccgtgactttgtgtttcttccattttctaataattgctccaacagttgttaacttctcaccaagctccttgcttattttcttgtagcccatcccagccttgtgcaggtctacaattttgtccctgatgtccttagacagctcctttgtcttggccatggaggaaacgttggaatctgattgattgtgtggacaggtgtcttttatacagctacataatgatgtaacgtgttgacacaggtgttttgggtaatgagttgagattaggagtgcttcttaatggaaaactaactggtctgtgggagccagaattattgctgattggtaggggatcaaatacttatttcatgcaaaaatacgataaaatttatatgatgttgttattgtgtgttattttgtgatactctctctcaatgttaaaatgtacctacgattaaaattctacacagttccattttttgtgggcaaacctacaaaatcagcaagggatcaaataattattgctcccactgtaccttaaccactacactacaggccatgTTTTCAATTATCAGTTGGTTACATCAATTACATCAGCGAtgtaatgttcagttaagatcaCATATTTTTGGTCTTACACCTTAAAGTGTACTCCTGACTTGTATTTCAGCTGCATATAGGCAAGAGATCAGGCAGTCgtatgtgctctgtgttctTCTCCCCAACggttccctctcctctctgtgcccCGCCGGATCAGTTCACTCGGATTCGGGAGCTGACGGAGTGCGAGGGGGCCTCGCCTCCTGTGCCGGACTTCCTGTTTGAGCTGGAGTACTGCGAGCAGATGAACGCCCGCTTCGAGAAGACCCGAGGGGAGCGGGACCTCCTCTACGCTTTCCACGGCAGCCGGCTGGAGAACTTCCACTCCATCATTCACAACGGTTTACACTGTCACCTGAACAAGGCCAGTGGTCTCCTCGTAACCAGGATAATCTCCCTGCTGTTCTGTTTTGCTTGGAAACTTTACTACTGCTTGCCCTGGCTCGGTTGCTAACAGTAGCTGtagtatttaaaatgtatttatgtatttttatgtccTTATATTAAGCTATAGCTATTTTAATTCTGAATTAACATGTTACTGCTGTGTAGTGAATcctatatattaaaaaaatggtttttATTCACATTCGGGCACAAGTGACAGGAGTTCACGCGTTTGCAAGGTTCAATGGTCATGAACAAACAAGACTTTTTCTGCCCAGTGTGCAGGTGACAGACAAAAGGCTGTGGCCAACATCGGCagtcaattattttattaatttatagtTATTTTATTCGCAGACTTCGTTATTTGGCGAAGGCACTTACCTGACTAGCGACCTCAGCATGGCTGTCCTCTACAGTCCCCATGGCAATGGCTGGCGGGAGAGCCTTCTGGGACCGTTGCTAAGCTGCATCGCCGTGTGTGAGGTCATCGACCACCCGGACGTGAAGTGTCAAGTGAAGAGAAAAGGTAACATTGAGCAGAACGTCGATTAAGACGCACGCCCGCCCCCAAATCGATCCATCCTGGAGATAATACACCCATATTAACAGTCCTAATATCATGGCTGTTACTGGGGGTAATACATGTATTTTGTTGGTGTTTGAACCTCGTTTCAGACTCTGAGGGCATTGACCGTCACAGGGCGAGGGCGCGGAACAGCGAAGGGGGTGAGGTACCGCAGAAATACTTTGTGGTCACCAACAATCAGCTCCTCCGTGTCAAGTATCTGCTGGTCTACTCCCGAAAGCAGCACCGCACCAGGTGAGATGCGTACGGAACTGTAGGTGCTCAAACTTAGTAAAGAAGTGATCCTTGTTGTTGCGAAACCTAAGACAGGCACCTCTGTGGGGATCATGGTAGATGGTCAATCAATCATTCAAATAAGGTGCTCTATGAACTTCTGAAAGACCTTTTCttgtaatgttaatgtgtttACCCCGCGAGGGTCCATCTCCACACAAGGTTTACATTTGTCTCCAGTGTAATGATGTTTCTGGTCGAGGTGAGTGTGGATTGAGAGCACCAGTAGAtattaaagtgtgtgtgagtggattgaatgtttgttggtttttttgcCGGGTTCCAGGCATACTCAAGGGACGTCCTGGCTGGTCCGAAACCACTTTGCCATCATGATGAGCCTGTACCTGCTGCTGCTCATCCTTATCGGTGCCTTCAACTCCACCACCTTCCAGTCCTTCTGGCATAGACTGTTCCGGTGAGAGGAGACCAGGGCACgcgtctctctccatccctgccCGAAGTGCCTTCTCTAATGCTCAGCAGGACAATCACACAGGAGACGTGTGGCTTCTTCCCTTAGCAGGAGAGGAAGGAAGTTTCCCCACACCTTATTTCCTTcatttgtctcttttttttaattgcaatatttcatatttttgtacATGTATCAATTGTTGGTATTGGCTGCTCAACCAGCTTGCTCTGTTTATGCTTCAAGCCCCACGCTTGGTAAGGAGTGGAAATCTAGCTAAATTATAAACAAAGACGTATATCAGTCCCATATCAGTGGATAGCCTGGTCTCATTTCTTTGGCCTAGCTCGGTTCAGAAAACCATGTCGATAAATGTCAGACAGAAAGATTGTAAGTTTATTGGCAGTATGCAATAAGATGTCATTATGCTTGTCCTTCCAAGGTCCTACCCAAGGGCTCACTGCATCCTGTCTCTAAATCTTCTTTACATTCCAATCCTCATTCTTGAACGTAGGCCTATTCTtagaaaaaaaactcaaatctATCCACAACCATCCCTGGTTATGTTCTGCAGTCACACTACATTGCTGTGGCCTTATTCCTTTGAAATGATAGTATATGCAAATAAGTATTCTGCAAGGACATGTTCTTACTCTATCTGCTAATGTGTGATTTCATGCTTACATACGGTATGTAGCTGCACAAATGCAAGGCTAATctaatgtaaaatgtgaccAGCGCATCCATGCTGCTGAGTCATAATTGCCACTAGTGATGCCTGGGTGTGATATAATGTTTTAAATCTTTGCCCCTGATCCTTGATGTGTGAAGACACACTGTTCTTGTGGAACTTTTGTGTCAGAGACAAAGAGACATCATGTACTTAAGACTTCAGCTGTCGGGAAGGGCAATGAGACACCACCACATTCAGCACTgtaaacacccccccaccccctcaaacGACCACAAAAAATTGGCCAAGGttgctgaaatgtaatgtattcagtCATGCCTTGTGTATAGAAACATTTAGTGTATCCTTTTACTTGCACTCTACCTCCAGATGACACCTGCAGATGTCTCCTCTCACAATTTGAAATGTTGTGAGTTTGGACCAAGACAACCAATAAGTACTTCCTGCCCACTGTCTCCAGGTCTTCTAAACAGAGGGGTCTCTGGACTTTCTTCAACATATAAGTATGGATGAAAGCTTaggtttttaaatataattatatatataattttaattcTATTTTGTCTAATATAGTGTGATATCTAATATAAAATGGGGGATCAGAATATGTATAATTTGGCATCTAGGacttctctgtgtttttttgttttgttttttgttctatGCAAATACAGGTCCTGTATCTGCTATTGCTTACCTAAAAACAGTAAATCATTGgttagccattttatttttttcttgtgctGGTTTAAAGACGTCACGAGTTTGCAGCTGTTTGGGCCATTCAGTCTAATCACAAAGTTTTGTTATCATTCCCTAATTTAAGGCAATATTTTCTTTATCCGTGCACTGTATTATTTTGTTCCTGGCAAACTAGCTGTAAAAAATGGGATGATAATTCAGTAAAAGTACTTGTGTATATTCTTGGACTATTCTGTTAATGTGTAAAGTTGTGTGTTAATGAATCTTTTCAGGaagacttttacattacatggatggatggatggatttagcAGATGTTCATGGTGTTATTTTCAATATAATTATACAATTTACAATGAGAACTTTCGagtgcattcacctgatttTTACAAGTAATACTGTCCAACAACACCAGTGAGTCTATGTAAATATGTTTCCTGAATACATTTTCTGCAATTCATGAATTTGTATGAAGCACACAAACAACTATATCATCTAGAAAATATAAAGCGTGCAGTAGTACGGCCTCTCTTGCCCTTGCTGAACGGAGGTTTCACTGTGACGAGTCGTTTAAGAGTCTTCTGCACGTTCCAGTCCTCACTTGAATAAAACCTGTTGAGTCTGGGATTCAGTTTAATTCCACTTAAATAATCTTGCGTCCTGTTCCTACATGGGTATCCATTACTAATTATACTACAGAAACCCTCAGCGTAGTGCTTATGTATGCACTTGCACACAAAAGATGTCTGTAGTTTGAGCTGTTCTTTTCCATTTCTCAATAATAACCGGCGACAGTGATGTTTTGGTGTGTAATATAGCCGTGGCCTCGCTCATGGCCTTGGTTAAGACATGCTGCTTGCCAATGCTCTTTTCCCGTCTCAAGAGGAATAGTTAACAGGTTGATTTGTTGGGTGAATGGTGCTCTTAATTTAGCACAGGGACATCTGGTGATTTAAGTGAAGCTGTGCTGTTGAGATGCTTTATCTAGGGGTGACATTGCAATTGCTGCACAGCATTCCCACAGTCTTAAACTGCGCAAAATTCAGAACCCATAGGGAGAAAGGTACAATTACATTTAGAAATGGCTCCAGCACAAACTTATGTAAACTTCATATCTGTGGTGAAATTGACCTTGTATTTGGGTAGTGTAGTCCTCCAAATCAAATTAGAGGACCACTGTCCCCTACAGACAGGCTGTTAAGCTTTACTGATGGTATCGCTTATTTTCTCTGCTGCGGCTTCTATGATGTAGCCACCAGCTGTCTGCTTCCTGCTCAAAACGTTCAGAAATTTAGTTGGGGTTTGCATTACGCAAAGAACTGACCCAAGTGTGTGGTATCTGTGAGATGGGTTTATGGCCCTGACACCTTTAAGATCCGCTCTTATCAGATTGCCGTTATCGGTAAAGAATAACAAGGATGATATATGGGGTGGATTACAAAGGCGGCTTTGGTTTATAGTGAGGTTACGCATTCGCTTGTGTTCACTGCTCGGTAACGGAACGCACTGCTTTCTTTCCCTCCAGAGTTCACTGAAAAATCACGGCCCAAAATTACACAATCAAGGTCATTTGCTTTGCGTGGATCAGGTCCTTCTGAAAAGATTGAGTATCGTTGTACAGTCAGGAAGAAAGTCTTCTTACCATGGCAACTTCACAGGGATTAGCCACAAATATTAGATGGTGGAGCAGCCTGAGCTCAGGGAAATGCACCCTGTTTAATGTACAGGGGAGACTGACATTTTGACTTCCTCGGGGTCAAAAACCGATACGTGTCCATGTTATCCCATGGTGACCTCTCATGAGAATtgtgatgtacactcagtgcacactttaataggtatttatttcacttattggtcttctgctgttggaACCAATTTACTTAAGAGTTTTGacgtgttatgtgttcagagaggctcttctgcataccactgttgtaatgtgtggttatttgcattaatgtcactttcctgtcagatttgaccTGGCCCtctctgaactctctcattaacaaggcgtttctgcctgcagaactgctgctcaccggatgttttttcctctacaaactctagagaccttTGTGCatgcaaatcccaggagatcagcagtttttgagatattcaaaccactctgtctggcaccaacagtcctTCCATGGTCAGTGTCGcatagatcatattttttcacCCTtactgacatttgttctgaaaaacagctgaacctcttaaccatgtctgcatgcttttatgcatttagttgatgcaaaatgattggctgattaaatatttgcaaataaagtgctcagtgagtgtagtttTGATTAAATGGAGTTTAATCAAAGTTTGATAAATGGCTTGGCTGCGTGAATGCACAGTTACAGGACTTCTGTTAGTATACCCAATTAGATTTGATATTAAGAAGATGCTAAACTGTGAATGGTTTATATGTGGATTCTGtggcagtttgttttcatttgtgtcTTGCGTTTCCACTACATGGAGATTTTATGCAGGAAGCactttacatttaatttctttGGAACTGTTGTCTGAGAACCCAGTATGGTGGAGACTGATCATGTTGCAGAGATTTTGTGAGAGTATCTACCTTACTGGATCCTTGTAGTTTCTGAATTTCAGCGCATTGAAAGATCAGATGTGTAAAGCAAAATACCTTGCTGGAATTGTTGATTGTGCAATAGATGTATAGatgtgcacatttttttttgtggtctgtgtaattgaataacATCTTTGTTCAAATTTGACCTATTGCATAGTGGTCTTATCAATCCTTACCATTATAAAAACCtttgtacaattttatttttactttgatagTGTTGATTTCCCAATTCTGCGGTAAGTCTGTGGTAAAATATAGGCCTATAAAGGAATAGCCTGATTCCCAGAGCATGAAAACACCCTGTTTGTTATTAAATAACATCTTTAAAAACGGTGATTGGGCCATTTCTCATAAACTCATAAAGGTTAGTTCTGAGAGAGGggcatttttaataattaacTGTTTCTTCTTCCCAGCATCTTTATACCCGACCAACTTCAAAAGGACAGTGAACAGAACTGCCCATTGTCGGTCCGAGTTTTATTCTTGTCTTTTAGCCGGTCTAATTGCAGGCCCATAAAAGACGTTATACAGTAACCTGTCTTCATGTCTCTGTCCTCGGTGGGCCATGAGCACATTTTGATAGTTTAGTTTATGCCATTCAGATTCTAAATATGCATCTCTCATAGATATCAGCAGGCATTCAAATTTAAATGGTACTAAAACTGCTTAACGTGCTGCCTAGCCTTCATGTGTCATTTACCGGACAACCTGGCAGAAGGAAAACTAGCTTTTTTCAGTAAGCATTTATTTCCAGATTAACTGATGCCAAAGTTGCTCATTTAgacattgtttattgatttacaCCTTGACTAGCCTTTGTTTTGTGCTTGACCAAATACATCAAGTTGCAAAGTCACAAGAGTCTTGTTTTCAGTTGACATATCATCAATATGGAATCACTAACCATGCATAATAATTTGAGACTGGGACAAGTGGTATTTGCAGTGCATTTAATTCCAAATGGCAGGTAGTATTAAACAACAGTTTCAGAATATTAACTTTTATTTCCGTAAACCATACAATATGCTACATGTTTACACTTTAAAAGTGTTAAATGACAAAGGAATTGTTTTCTTGAAAATTGATACAAATCAGTATCGTAAAATAGCTGCCAGCGTTGCTACATTTCAGTGAAGGTTCACTCTGTGGGTCTCCTGAGGGGAAAATAATTCTTCAGCTCACCGTGCTTGCACAGGTAGGCATCAGGCACAGGAAGTACCCCTCTGCATTACTCTGTGGAAAGCAGCTCTGCGTTATTGAGTAGTCTTCACCCACAAACAGATATGCACAAGCAGCAACCTTGTGCTACCCTGAAGAAGTACAGTTGGCCTGTGAAATTCAACAGCATACTttgaaaaatattgtatttatgaTTTCACTAGGGGAAACTTTAGCTAAAACAAATGCTGC is part of the Conger conger chromosome 15, fConCon1.1, whole genome shotgun sequence genome and encodes:
- the parp16 gene encoding protein mono-ADP-ribosyltransferase PARP16 isoform X2, giving the protein MQPPLPPAAARELVRLHLHGDPVAADLRCSLFVAAALSYKRDSVLRPFPPRYVSGDSKDFDALFTRIRELTECEGASPPVPDFLFELEYCEQMNARFEKTRGERDLLYAFHGSRLENFHSIIHNGLHCHLNKTSLFGEGTYLTSDLSMAVLYSPHGNGWRESLLGPLLSCIAVCEVIDHPDVKCQVKRKDSEGIDRHRARARNSEGGEVPQKYFVVTNNQLLRVKYLLVYSRKQHRTRHTQGTSWLVRNHFAIMMSLYLLLLILIGAFNSTTFQSFWHRLFR
- the parp16 gene encoding protein mono-ADP-ribosyltransferase PARP16 isoform X1; translated protein: MQPPLPPAAARELVRLHLHGDPVAADLRCSLFVAAALSYKRDSVLRPFPPRYVSGDSKDFDALLADASSLPGVRALVRQGPGEGEQHLALMHWVLSSRNFAVKTLQKEEFTRIRELTECEGASPPVPDFLFELEYCEQMNARFEKTRGERDLLYAFHGSRLENFHSIIHNGLHCHLNKTSLFGEGTYLTSDLSMAVLYSPHGNGWRESLLGPLLSCIAVCEVIDHPDVKCQVKRKDSEGIDRHRARARNSEGGEVPQKYFVVTNNQLLRVKYLLVYSRKQHRTRHTQGTSWLVRNHFAIMMSLYLLLLILIGAFNSTTFQSFWHRLFR